A region of Solibacillus isronensis DNA encodes the following proteins:
- the addA gene encoding helicase-exonuclease AddAB subunit AddA, whose translation MTIPAKPSDVQWTDVQWKAIYASGHDILVSAAAGSGKTAVLIERLIQKILAPEDKRIDVDELLVVTFTNASAAEMRNRMAEALEKELAQNPSNQFLRRQLSLLNKAQISTLHSFCLSICREYAYTIDLDPGFRLASTEEASLLQDDVLMDVLEKAYRGDMETLFTKEELYTLVDSFASDRSDQAIELLLQEMYKVSRVQPNPYEWLRALPEKYDINPESPIDELVIAKEVRPFIIGSLKEIATRLEKGLQIVSVTPALEKNKPLFEAEYTGVKHVLEAMEEGSWEQAYELIPAVEFGRIKPLTKKDTEVDKQYYAVAKNHRDTAKEMLTDLKETFFARHPKLYVQEMAATKPIMETLVKLTIEYSEAFKKAKQERGLLDFSDLEHYALEILTDEESTSNPPQPSDVALNFQKRFKEVLVDEYQDVNFLQETILQLVKNGGEQDGNMFMVGDVKQSIYAFRLAEPRLFLDKYKRFEEDPSGTGMKIDLNANFRSRSEVLEGTNYVFEQIMDEEVGEIAYDEQAKLKFGASYDEQQVPIELVLLEGDSKAQIIPGSEEGSEEESISAAQQEARYIIQRIRDLVDHGGQVYNPKTKSMRPVSYRDIVVLMRSRTWYTTFAEEFKLAGLPLYAETDGGYFESLEVMIMINTLKVIDNPYQDIPLASVLRAPFIGLTENELAKIRLINGKVPFYEALKQYKEEAAGDMPIATEAKLEKFFSMHQKWRQFSRHGALADLIWQVYLDTNYYEMVGAMANGKQRQANLRALHDRALSYEKSSFRGLFRFLRFIDRMSSRGDDLGIAKSTSEADDVVTLLTIHKSKGLEYPVVFVAGMSRTFNTKDLGSRYIFDQDFGLAIKSVNPDLNIISTSLPHLYVKEKKLAKMKAEEMRVLYVAMTRAKERLILVGSIKDWEKQKEEWAFYQELEDTVLPAYIRSKANSYLSWVGPAVARHNDFLFANYGYSNEAATTEKWTVRIIPNRDYLLANEAETVEHEVIEQAVNEDLVQLLAKRFTTPYPYANAVTKKSKTSVSEQKRLESLQRMEEEQLYNMEAKRYVKTDVPSFMLKGKKERKLSATEVGTAVHAVMQHIPQQGFSSIEETESYIQSLVDRKLLQQIEADAVSAEKVFAFFKTEVGERLKKAKQVLREEPFTLSLKDQEGDAQIVQGVIDCIFEDEHGNWVLLDYKTDYIEQYLLGDFEKIKQKMTKSYQIQLNYYQHAVQSIKRIEINERILYLYSIGQEVKID comes from the coding sequence ATGACAATTCCAGCGAAGCCGAGTGATGTTCAATGGACAGATGTTCAGTGGAAAGCCATCTACGCATCAGGTCATGACATATTAGTATCGGCTGCGGCCGGTTCAGGAAAAACAGCGGTATTGATCGAGCGACTTATCCAAAAGATTTTAGCGCCAGAAGACAAGCGCATTGATGTGGATGAGCTGCTCGTCGTAACGTTTACAAATGCCTCGGCAGCAGAAATGCGCAACCGTATGGCAGAAGCGCTTGAAAAGGAACTTGCCCAAAATCCGAGCAACCAATTTCTGCGCCGTCAGCTAAGTTTATTGAACAAAGCGCAAATTTCCACGCTGCATTCATTCTGTTTATCGATTTGTCGTGAATATGCATACACGATTGATCTGGACCCGGGTTTCCGTCTGGCAAGTACAGAGGAAGCTTCATTATTGCAAGATGATGTGCTGATGGATGTGCTTGAAAAGGCATACCGGGGGGATATGGAAACTTTGTTCACGAAAGAGGAGCTTTACACTTTAGTTGACAGCTTTGCATCTGACCGCAGTGACCAGGCGATCGAACTGTTGCTGCAGGAAATGTATAAAGTATCCCGTGTTCAGCCAAACCCGTATGAATGGCTGCGCGCATTGCCGGAGAAATACGATATTAATCCGGAAAGTCCGATTGATGAGTTGGTTATCGCGAAAGAAGTGCGCCCGTTTATTATCGGAAGCCTGAAAGAAATTGCCACACGGCTTGAAAAAGGCTTGCAAATTGTGTCCGTTACACCTGCTTTAGAGAAAAACAAGCCGTTGTTTGAAGCAGAATATACAGGGGTTAAGCATGTACTTGAAGCGATGGAAGAAGGCTCATGGGAACAAGCATATGAGCTAATCCCCGCTGTTGAGTTCGGACGGATTAAACCGTTGACGAAAAAGGATACGGAAGTAGATAAGCAATATTATGCGGTAGCGAAAAATCATCGTGATACGGCAAAAGAAATGCTGACAGATTTGAAGGAAACGTTTTTTGCGCGTCATCCAAAGTTGTATGTTCAGGAAATGGCGGCGACGAAGCCTATTATGGAAACGCTCGTAAAACTGACGATTGAATACAGTGAAGCGTTTAAAAAGGCGAAGCAAGAGCGCGGCCTGCTAGATTTTTCGGATTTAGAGCATTATGCATTGGAAATTTTGACAGATGAAGAAAGCACGTCAAATCCACCACAGCCATCCGATGTAGCATTGAATTTCCAGAAGCGTTTCAAAGAAGTGCTTGTTGATGAGTATCAGGATGTCAATTTCTTGCAGGAAACAATTTTGCAGCTTGTGAAAAACGGCGGTGAGCAGGACGGGAATATGTTTATGGTCGGCGATGTGAAACAAAGCATCTACGCCTTCCGTCTTGCAGAACCGCGCCTTTTCCTTGATAAATATAAGCGATTTGAAGAGGACCCGTCCGGTACGGGAATGAAGATTGACCTGAATGCCAATTTCCGCAGTCGTTCGGAAGTGCTGGAAGGTACGAACTATGTATTTGAGCAAATAATGGACGAAGAAGTCGGCGAAATTGCGTACGATGAACAGGCAAAACTTAAATTCGGGGCGAGTTATGATGAGCAGCAAGTACCGATAGAATTAGTTTTACTGGAAGGCGATTCGAAAGCGCAAATCATTCCGGGAAGTGAAGAAGGATCCGAGGAAGAGAGCATCAGCGCGGCACAGCAGGAAGCCCGTTATATTATTCAGCGTATACGTGATTTAGTCGATCATGGTGGACAAGTGTACAATCCGAAAACGAAATCGATGCGTCCGGTCAGCTACCGCGATATTGTCGTATTGATGCGTTCCCGCACATGGTATACGACGTTTGCGGAGGAATTCAAGTTGGCCGGCCTGCCGCTTTACGCCGAAACGGATGGCGGTTATTTTGAATCGCTTGAAGTAATGATTATGATCAACACATTAAAAGTCATCGACAATCCGTATCAGGATATTCCGCTCGCTTCCGTACTGCGTGCACCGTTTATCGGTTTAACGGAAAACGAATTGGCGAAAATCCGTTTAATTAACGGGAAAGTCCCTTTTTATGAGGCATTAAAGCAGTATAAAGAAGAAGCAGCGGGTGACATGCCAATCGCAACAGAGGCTAAGCTTGAGAAGTTCTTTTCGATGCATCAGAAATGGCGTCAGTTTTCCCGTCACGGGGCATTGGCCGATTTAATTTGGCAAGTGTATTTAGATACGAATTATTACGAAATGGTCGGTGCGATGGCGAACGGCAAGCAGCGCCAGGCGAACTTACGGGCACTGCATGACCGTGCATTAAGCTATGAAAAATCATCATTCCGCGGATTGTTCCGCTTCCTGCGATTTATCGACCGGATGAGTTCGCGCGGAGATGATTTAGGAATTGCAAAATCGACGAGTGAAGCGGACGATGTCGTCACATTGCTCACAATCCACAAATCAAAAGGGTTGGAATATCCAGTCGTATTTGTAGCGGGAATGAGCCGTACATTCAATACGAAAGACTTAGGCAGCCGCTATATTTTCGATCAGGATTTCGGTCTGGCGATTAAATCGGTGAATCCGGATTTAAATATCATTTCGACTTCTTTACCGCATTTATATGTGAAGGAGAAAAAGCTCGCGAAAATGAAGGCGGAGGAAATGCGTGTCTTATATGTAGCGATGACCCGTGCAAAAGAACGCCTCATTTTAGTCGGCTCGATTAAAGATTGGGAAAAGCAGAAGGAAGAATGGGCATTTTATCAGGAACTGGAGGATACGGTGCTCCCTGCATACATTCGTTCAAAAGCGAACAGTTATTTAAGCTGGGTCGGTCCGGCTGTTGCACGTCATAATGATTTCCTGTTTGCCAATTACGGATACTCGAATGAAGCGGCAACAACGGAAAAATGGACGGTACGCATCATTCCAAATCGTGACTACTTACTTGCCAATGAAGCGGAAACGGTGGAGCATGAAGTGATTGAACAGGCAGTGAATGAAGATTTGGTTCAGCTGCTGGCGAAACGTTTCACGACACCGTATCCATATGCAAATGCGGTGACGAAGAAATCAAAAACTTCGGTATCGGAGCAAAAGCGTCTTGAAAGTTTGCAGCGAATGGAAGAAGAGCAGCTTTACAATATGGAAGCGAAGCGCTACGTAAAAACTGATGTACCGAGCTTTATGCTAAAAGGGAAAAAAGAACGGAAGCTTTCGGCAACAGAAGTCGGTACAGCTGTTCATGCCGTTATGCAGCATATCCCGCAGCAAGGGTTTTCGTCGATTGAAGAAACGGAAAGTTATATCCAGTCGCTTGTAGATCGTAAGCTGTTGCAGCAAATTGAAGCGGATGCAGTTTCAGCGGAAAAAGTATTTGCCTTTTTCAAAACAGAGGTCGGCGAGCGTTTAAAAAAAGCGAAGCAAGTACTAAGAGAAGAACCATTTACACTTAGTTTGAAAGATCAGGAAGGGGATGCCCAGATTGTACAGGGTGTCATCGACTGCATTTTTGAAGATGAACATGGAAACTGGGTGCTTCT